The DNA window tattgttattttactgatgctctttaattatttgttactttaattTCCTTTTCTTATTTTAGTTTTTTTGGTGTTATTTTTAAActtcattgttggttagggcgtgtaagtaagcatttcactgtaaggtctactacacctgttgtgtttggCGCGtgtgacaaattacatttgatttgatttggtttcaTCCAGACCTCCAGTCATGGCATGACATGTAGCTGGGGAATACGGAATGATCCCGCCCTATTCAGTTTGACACTGGGAGACGTGAGAGTTGGACGTTTCAGAGAAGGGAGAAGTCGCTGAATAAAGGACCACTAACAAATTTGACGGATGTGAGAAGACTGTTTCGGAGTTGTGGGCTATAGTTAATTTATCGGAATTACATTTTAGCGGGAATATCAATAACAGGCATATTCATATAGTTTACTTGAATGTCCGCGATAAAATATAGAATCGATGCCACCACGTAATCCGAGGATTGTTTGGATATTGAAGCAGGGATTGTGAACCAACACATCTGTCAAGGGGCTATATGAACGTATCCACACTTACTATCTCAAATGAAAATGTAAACAGTCCTTCAGGTAGGTCTAGGTTTGACTGATGTACCTCATTTTAATAATGGACCATTTCATACTTTTACAGCGAACTCTTACAAAAAACGATTGTGCCTTTACGAAAAATATTGCATTCAGTATGAGGTATAACTGCGGTACACTGttagagtgcagaataactgcagtatgcTGTAAATACTGCGTCCAAAATGACACCGTTTTTTCACTCCTGTAATTTTGCAGTACACTTCAGTTACTGTGTCCAAAATACAACTATCAACCGCTGATTATGtacttttactgcagtttcaaaacagcccttacaaaaaaagattgcagtttttaaactgcagtaaaagtgcagtaactgaAGTCGACTGTGGAATTTTTGATGCAGTaataactgcagttatactgcaaaaTTACTACAGTAAAAAAATAGGTTATTTTGGACACAGTATTTACAGCATACTGAGTTATTCTGCACTCTAACAGTGTACCgcagttatactacagtgtaccgcagttatactacagtgtaccgcagttatactacagtgtaccacagttatactacagtgtaccacagttatactacagtattCTGCACTCTAACGGCAGTATTGTCAGCACgctgcagttattctgcactaTAATTGCAGTTATACTACAGCGTACTGGAGTTACACAGCACTCTGACAGCAATCTTTTATAGTAAGGGAAAAAATAACTATTTCATTTGAAGGATTACTGGAAAACACATTAGTAATGAACCATCTTACTTTGTCAGTTCTTATTCTAATGAGATGGGCAGAATGGAAGTAACACAATCTATCCAAACATAGGGGAAATAATTATCCACCAAACTTACAGTCTTCAATAATTTATTTTTGAATACAAATGCAAATGTTTTGAATGACATCAAGATGTAGAAAACCTGTTCTTAAATGTAATTCATTATGAAGCATGCCTATAGCATGCCTTTGCAGCCTACTAAAAGTTTTCAAACTAACCTGAGATGTGACATGAGATTTGTCAGTTCATTCTTAACCTCTGGCATGGAATATATCATGGGTTAAATCAACATATTAGCAATTCCTTCATTCATAATAAAGTTCCTACTGAATTAGTGAAATACATTTTAATGCAGTCTATCCAACAGGTCCCTATAAAGAGTGTGATACCAACAGTGCCAGATAAAGTCGTCCACTGCCAGAAGATCCTCTGTCTACAGTCGGTGGTGTTCTGGCGCCCTCTGTTGTGTGACGAGGGAAGGCCAGGGACAGACAGGATGGAGAACGTGTTTGAGGAGGGGATGAACCCTGTTATCATTGCCCACTACAACCACTCTGGGAAGTGGGGTCGACCTCGGAGCAGTGCGGCCTGTAAGActgttgtcctcctcctcatctGTGTCCTCATTGTGCTGGAGAACATCACAGTGCTGCTGGCGTTGTGGAGGAACAAACGCTTCCTGAGTCGCATGTACTTTCTCATCGGTAACCTGGCCCTGTCTGACCTGTTGGCTGGGGTGGCCTATATGGTTAATATCTTCACCTCTGGTAGCAGTACCTTCTTCCTGACGCCGGCCCAGTGGCTGGCAAGAGAGGGAAGCATGTTCGTGGCCCTCAGTGCATCCACCTTCAGCCTACTGGCCATCGGTATCGAGAGACACATGACCATGGTTCGTCTGTGCAAGGCGGCGGGGCGGGGGAGGTTACTGGGGCTGCTGGGGGCATGCTGGGCCGTGTCTGTGCTGCTCAGTGCCCTGCCTTCCCTGGGCTGGAACTGCCTTGAGCACCTGGCCTCCTGCTCTACCGTGCTGCCCCTTTATGACAAGAGTTACGTGGCCTTCTGCATCAGCGTGTTTAGCGCCCTGCTGGTGGCCATCATCATCCTCTACATCCGCATCTACCGGCTGGTGACGTCCAGCGGGCGGAAGGTTAGCAGCAGGCCCTCGGAGCACTCACTGGCCCTGCTGAGAACGGTGGTAATAGTTCTGGGGGTGTTTGTGATGTGCTGGGCACCGCTGTTCCTGCTGCTGCTACTGGACGTGGGCTGCAGTCCGGAGCGGTGCCCTGTGCTCTACCATGTGGACTGGTTCATTGCCCTGGCTGTGCTCAACTCAGCACTCAACCCCCTCATCTACACCCTGTCCAGCAGGGAGATGAGAGCAGCTTTCTTCAGGCTGCTGTGCTGCTATCAGCCTCAACTGGAGGCCCCAGCCCCCATGGCAGGCAACCCCCACCTGGGGACTGTCATCCCCACGGCTGAGAACAGCAAGTCCAGTGTGGGGGGAGGAGGTAGTGGGATAACGGGGGCGGCCAAGTCTCTGACCCGGGGGAAGATTGCAACGCCCCTGAACTCTAACAACCAGCATTTAGACCCCTCCGCCCCCATGGTGCCACACCTCTCTGGACCGGCCGACCTTCTGTCAGCTGTGCTGGTCAAGGCTGGCGCACTGCCCTCCCTCAGCAAGTTCTGACTGGACAGCTAATTCACTGTAGACTGGTCCCAGATATGTATGCGCTCTAGTAGTCTAGCCAACTACTCTGACTATCGTTGTCATGCCACGTTTGTCATAGTTGGCTAATGCACATCCAGATATTGGACCAGGCTAGATTCACACCACATGGCTAGCTGACAATGCTGTGTGTGGGCATTGTACAGGCATGAACAATGAGACAATTTCAGTATGTACTGGTGAAAGTAATGACCGAGGAGACCTTGGGTAAACACTTGGATGAGGTTTCTACTGATGAACCTTCTGTAAATACATTGCTTCACCAATGAGACCGCAAAGTGAAGATCCGCGAAGGATCTACTCTTACCATAGCTCATCTAAAGCCACTATTTTGCAAAAACATTCAAAGGACTCACATTGAACCTTTGTACCTAATACATAATTTACATAACTATGGAACACAATGCGAAATGTTACCAAGTCATGCAAAAGAGCAGGGCTGTTTAATGTTGGTCCTGGAGGGCCAAAACACTTCTGTTTTTCATCTTCTCTttctaaccagggactgattcagacctgggacaccaggtgagtgcaGTTGACTACCAGGTACAAACAACAATCAGAAGTGTTTTGAATTGAACAGCCCTGTAATAGAGCATAATATAGCTTTATTAACTATATATAGTGTGGGATCAGTGAATTAATTGTTTATATGTGTGTAATAGAGGATGGGTGGTGTGCAACTAAAAGTAGGATCACTGTGTATTGCACATGCAGTGTCTATTGTTTTTTCGATtcacctccctttctctttctatgTCAGCACAGGGTATTTATTTTCAATGAAGACCAAGGCCTTCTTAGTGCTATGAACTGTGTGACAATCCTTTGTGTGTATGCCTTAACTGTATAGTGAATAAAATAATGATTTTGTAATGATTTGAAGTTTACTGCAAGAGTAAAGAACGTGTCAATATCGATTATGGTAACTCTCAGCCACATAGATGCAAGACACTCGCACAAATTATTTAACCAACAATGGAATAAGTTACATTTAAATCTTGAGTGGTGTGGTGTCTAAAACCATTACATACCAATTGAATAAAAACGATTCTTGCTTCATAAGCATTGGTAGCTTTTCGTGGTTTTGTATGTTAGGCTTTCATGTAATGCATTCTCAGAGTAGTTACTGTACACAACAACATTGCAGCATGTTTTCTCACAATATTATGTTTTAATTCAATTTGCTACTGTATGTAGACATGACATAAGTTACATTTGAACTTGTTTTAGTTAAGGGCCATATCCCAAGCCTTAATCATCCCAATTTTAACAGGGATCCTAATCCACAAGATAATAAACATACTATCAT is part of the Oncorhynchus keta strain PuntledgeMale-10-30-2019 chromosome 26, Oket_V2, whole genome shotgun sequence genome and encodes:
- the LOC118359209 gene encoding sphingosine 1-phosphate receptor 3-like — its product is MENVFEEGMNPVIIAHYNHSGKWGRPRSSAACKTVVLLLICVLIVLENITVLLALWRNKRFLSRMYFLIGNLALSDLLAGVAYMVNIFTSGSSTFFLTPAQWLAREGSMFVALSASTFSLLAIGIERHMTMVRLCKAAGRGRLLGLLGACWAVSVLLSALPSLGWNCLEHLASCSTVLPLYDKSYVAFCISVFSALLVAIIILYIRIYRLVTSSGRKVSSRPSEHSLALLRTVVIVLGVFVMCWAPLFLLLLLDVGCSPERCPVLYHVDWFIALAVLNSALNPLIYTLSSREMRAAFFRLLCCYQPQLEAPAPMAGNPHLGTVIPTAENSKSSVGGGGSGITGAAKSLTRGKIATPLNSNNQHLDPSAPMVPHLSGPADLLSAVLVKAGALPSLSKF